A single Callithrix jacchus isolate 240 chromosome 4, calJac240_pri, whole genome shotgun sequence DNA region contains:
- the LEMD2 gene encoding LEM domain-containing protein 2 has product MAGLSDLELRRELQALGFQPGPITDTTRDVYRNKLRRLRGEARLRDEERLREEAGPRGEERPREEARLREDGPLRARPAAASLRAEPWLSQPTSGSAYATPGAYGDIRPSAASWVGSRGLAYPARPAQLRRRASVRGSSEEDEDARTPDRAVQGPGLVARRWWAASPASARLPSALLGPDPRPGLRATRAGLAGAARARPEVGRRLERWLSRLLLWASLGLLLVFLGILWVKMGKPSAPQEAEDNMKLLPVDCERKTDEFCQAKQKAALLELLHELYNFLAIQAGNFECGNPEKLKSKCIPVTEAQEYIANVTSSSSAKFEAALTWILSSNKDVGIWLKGEDQSELVTTVDKVVCLESARPRMGVGCRLSRALLTALTNVLIFFWCLAFLWGLLILLKYRWRKLEEEEQAMYEMVKKIIDVVQDHYVDWEQDMERYPYVGILHVRDTLIPPQSRRRMKRVWDRAVEFLASNESRIQTESHRVAGEDMLVWRWTKPSSFSDSER; this is encoded by the exons ATGGCCGGCCTGTCGGACCTGGAACTGCGGCGGGAGCTGCAGGCCCTGGGCTTCCAGCCAGGACCCATCACCGACACCACCCGGGATGTCTACCGCAACAAGCTGCGCCGCTTGCGGGGCGAGGCCCGGCTGCGCGACGAGGAACGGCTGCGGGAGGAGGCCGGGCCGCGGGGCGAGGAGCGGCCGCGGGAAGAGGCCCGGCTACGCGAGGATGGGCCGTTGCGCGCCCGGCCCGCCGCGGCCTCTCTGCGGGCGGAGCCCTGGCTCTCCCAGCCGACCTCAGGCTCGGCCTACGCGACTCCTGGGGCCTACGGCGATATCCGGCCTTCCGCGGCTTCCTGGGTAGGGAGCCGCGGCCTCGCCTATCCTGCCCGCCCGGCGCAGCTCAGGCGCCGCGCCTCTGTCCGGGGCAGCTCCGAGGAGGACGAGGATGCCCGGACGCCCGACAGGGCTGTGCAGGGCCCGGGTCTCGTAGCCCGCCGCTGGTGGGCGGCGTCTCCGGCCTCGGCGCGGCTGCCTTCCGCCCTCCTCGGCCCCGACCCGCGCCCGGGCCTGAGGGCTACTCGAGCGGGCCTTGCTGGCGCGGCGCGGGCCCGGCCCGAGGTGGGGCGCCGGCTGGAGCGCTGGCTGTCTCGGCTGCTGCTCTGGGCCAGCCTGGGGCTGCTGCTCGTCTTCCTGGGCATCCTCTGGGTGAAGATGGGCAAGCCCTCGGCGCCGCAGGAGGCGGAGGACAACA TGAAGTTATTGCCAGTGGACTGTGAGAGAAAAACAGATGAG TTCTGTCAGGCCAAGCAGAAGGCAGCCTTGCTGGAGCTGCTGCATGAACTCTACAACTTCCTGGCCATCCAAGCTG GTAATTTTGAGTGTGGAAATCCAGAGAAGCTAAAAAGCAAATGCATTCCTGTTACGGAAGCCCAGGAATATATAGCT AATGTGACCAGCAGCTCCTCCGCCAAGTTTGAAGCCGCACTGACCTGGATACTGAGCAGTAACAAGGACGTAGGCATCTG GTTGAAAGGAGAAGACCAGTCTGAACTGGTGACGACTGTGGACAAGGTGGTCTGCCTGGAATCTGCCCGTCCCCGCATGGGTGTCGGCTGCCGCCTGAGCCGCGCCCTGCTCACTGCTCTTACCAACGTGCTCATCTTCTTCTGGT GCTTGGCTTTTTTGTGGGGGCTCCTAATTCTCCTGAAATATCGGTGGCGGAAGTTAGAAGAAGAGGAACAGGCCATGTATGAGATGGTGAAGAAGATTATAG ACGTGGTCCAGGACCATTATGTGGACTGGGAGCAGGACATGGAGCGCTACCCATACGTAGGCATCTTGCATGTGCGAGACACCCTGATCCCTCCACAGAGCCG GAGGCGCATGAAGCGTGTCTGGGATCGAGCTGTGGAGTTCCTGGCCTCCAACGAATCCCGGATCCAGACGGAGTCCCACCGCGTGGCCGGAGAGGACATGTTGGTGTGGAGATGGACTAAGCCCTCTTCCTTCTCCGACTCAGAGCGATAA
- the MLN gene encoding promotilin isoform X1 encodes MVSRKTVAALLVVHTAAMLATQTEAFVPIFTYGELQKMQERERNKGQKKSLSIWQRSGEEGPADPTEPIKEEENKMIEGSRSKILGRLKQTTNKNHDIQSWKGPLGLPSPASSCSSEDPVRGSRRRGRTTARDGIGRTRWSPSDALQGRCHDPLSRTQRPSGFNPLLTAPVEIGIRMNSRQLEKYRAALEELLSEMSPSTQPSDGHAGKKVDRFGRPLPPE; translated from the exons ATGGTATCCCGTAAGACTGTGGCTGCTCTGCTGGTGGTGCACACAGCTGCCATGCTGGCCACCCAGACGGAAGCCTTCGTCCCCATCTTCACCTATGGTGAACTCCAGAAGATGCAG GAAAGGGAACGGAATAAAGGGCAAAAGAAATCCCTGAGTATATGGCAGAGGTCTGGGGAGGAAGGTCCTGCAGACCCCACGGAGCCcatcaaagaagaagaaaacaaaatgattgaG GGAAGCAGAAGCAAGATCCTAGGACGACTGAAACAGACCACAAACAAG AACCACGACATACAGAGCTGGAAGGGCCCTTTGGGATTGCCCAGTCCAGCCTCCTCATGTTCAAGTGAGGACCCTGTGAGAGGGTCTAGACGGAGAGGGAGAACCACAGCCAGGGACGGCATAGGCAGGACCCGCTGGAGCCCTTCAGATGCCCTTCAG GGAAGGTGTCATGATCCTCTCAGCAGGACTCAGCGACCTTCAGGATTCAACCCTCTG CTGACTGCTCCTGTGGAAATTGGAATAAGGATGAACTCCAGGCAGCTGGAAAAGTACCGGGCCGCCCTAGAAGAGCTGCTGAGCGAGATGAGCCCCAGCACG CAACCAAGTGACGGCCACGCTGGGAAGAAGGTGGACAGATTTGGGAGGCCCCTTCCACCTGAGTGA
- the MLN gene encoding promotilin isoform X5, with protein sequence MVSRKTVAALLVVHTAAMLATQTEAFVPIFTYGELQKMQERERNKGQKKSLSIWQRSGEEGPADPTEPIKEEENKMIELTAPVEIGIRMNSRQLEKYRAALEELLSEMSPSTQPSDGHAGKKVDRFGRPLPPE encoded by the exons ATGGTATCCCGTAAGACTGTGGCTGCTCTGCTGGTGGTGCACACAGCTGCCATGCTGGCCACCCAGACGGAAGCCTTCGTCCCCATCTTCACCTATGGTGAACTCCAGAAGATGCAG GAAAGGGAACGGAATAAAGGGCAAAAGAAATCCCTGAGTATATGGCAGAGGTCTGGGGAGGAAGGTCCTGCAGACCCCACGGAGCCcatcaaagaagaagaaaacaaaatgattgaG CTGACTGCTCCTGTGGAAATTGGAATAAGGATGAACTCCAGGCAGCTGGAAAAGTACCGGGCCGCCCTAGAAGAGCTGCTGAGCGAGATGAGCCCCAGCACG CAACCAAGTGACGGCCACGCTGGGAAGAAGGTGGACAGATTTGGGAGGCCCCTTCCACCTGAGTGA
- the MLN gene encoding promotilin isoform X4 codes for MVSRKTVAALLVVHTAAMLATQTEAFVPIFTYGELQKMQERERNKGQKKSLSIWQRSGEEGPADPTEPIKEEENKMIEGRCHDPLSRTQRPSGFNPLLTAPVEIGIRMNSRQLEKYRAALEELLSEMSPSTQPSDGHAGKKVDRFGRPLPPE; via the exons ATGGTATCCCGTAAGACTGTGGCTGCTCTGCTGGTGGTGCACACAGCTGCCATGCTGGCCACCCAGACGGAAGCCTTCGTCCCCATCTTCACCTATGGTGAACTCCAGAAGATGCAG GAAAGGGAACGGAATAAAGGGCAAAAGAAATCCCTGAGTATATGGCAGAGGTCTGGGGAGGAAGGTCCTGCAGACCCCACGGAGCCcatcaaagaagaagaaaacaaaatgattgaG GGAAGGTGTCATGATCCTCTCAGCAGGACTCAGCGACCTTCAGGATTCAACCCTCTG CTGACTGCTCCTGTGGAAATTGGAATAAGGATGAACTCCAGGCAGCTGGAAAAGTACCGGGCCGCCCTAGAAGAGCTGCTGAGCGAGATGAGCCCCAGCACG CAACCAAGTGACGGCCACGCTGGGAAGAAGGTGGACAGATTTGGGAGGCCCCTTCCACCTGAGTGA
- the MLN gene encoding promotilin isoform X2: MVSRKTVAALLVVHTAAMLATQTEAFVPIFTYGELQKMQERERNKGQKKSLSIWQRSGEEGPADPTEPIKEEENKMIENHDIQSWKGPLGLPSPASSCSSEDPVRGSRRRGRTTARDGIGRTRWSPSDALQGRCHDPLSRTQRPSGFNPLLTAPVEIGIRMNSRQLEKYRAALEELLSEMSPSTQPSDGHAGKKVDRFGRPLPPE; encoded by the exons ATGGTATCCCGTAAGACTGTGGCTGCTCTGCTGGTGGTGCACACAGCTGCCATGCTGGCCACCCAGACGGAAGCCTTCGTCCCCATCTTCACCTATGGTGAACTCCAGAAGATGCAG GAAAGGGAACGGAATAAAGGGCAAAAGAAATCCCTGAGTATATGGCAGAGGTCTGGGGAGGAAGGTCCTGCAGACCCCACGGAGCCcatcaaagaagaagaaaacaaaatgattgaG AACCACGACATACAGAGCTGGAAGGGCCCTTTGGGATTGCCCAGTCCAGCCTCCTCATGTTCAAGTGAGGACCCTGTGAGAGGGTCTAGACGGAGAGGGAGAACCACAGCCAGGGACGGCATAGGCAGGACCCGCTGGAGCCCTTCAGATGCCCTTCAG GGAAGGTGTCATGATCCTCTCAGCAGGACTCAGCGACCTTCAGGATTCAACCCTCTG CTGACTGCTCCTGTGGAAATTGGAATAAGGATGAACTCCAGGCAGCTGGAAAAGTACCGGGCCGCCCTAGAAGAGCTGCTGAGCGAGATGAGCCCCAGCACG CAACCAAGTGACGGCCACGCTGGGAAGAAGGTGGACAGATTTGGGAGGCCCCTTCCACCTGAGTGA
- the MLN gene encoding promotilin isoform X3: protein MVSRKTVAALLVVHTAAMLATQTEAFVPIFTYGELQKMQERERNKGQKKSLSIWQRSGEEGPADPTEPIKEEENKMIEGSRSKILGRLKQTTNKNHDIQSWKGPLGLPSPASSCSSEDPVRGSRRRGRTTARDGIGRTRWSPSDALQLTAPVEIGIRMNSRQLEKYRAALEELLSEMSPSTQPSDGHAGKKVDRFGRPLPPE from the exons ATGGTATCCCGTAAGACTGTGGCTGCTCTGCTGGTGGTGCACACAGCTGCCATGCTGGCCACCCAGACGGAAGCCTTCGTCCCCATCTTCACCTATGGTGAACTCCAGAAGATGCAG GAAAGGGAACGGAATAAAGGGCAAAAGAAATCCCTGAGTATATGGCAGAGGTCTGGGGAGGAAGGTCCTGCAGACCCCACGGAGCCcatcaaagaagaagaaaacaaaatgattgaG GGAAGCAGAAGCAAGATCCTAGGACGACTGAAACAGACCACAAACAAG AACCACGACATACAGAGCTGGAAGGGCCCTTTGGGATTGCCCAGTCCAGCCTCCTCATGTTCAAGTGAGGACCCTGTGAGAGGGTCTAGACGGAGAGGGAGAACCACAGCCAGGGACGGCATAGGCAGGACCCGCTGGAGCCCTTCAGATGCCCTTCAG CTGACTGCTCCTGTGGAAATTGGAATAAGGATGAACTCCAGGCAGCTGGAAAAGTACCGGGCCGCCCTAGAAGAGCTGCTGAGCGAGATGAGCCCCAGCACG CAACCAAGTGACGGCCACGCTGGGAAGAAGGTGGACAGATTTGGGAGGCCCCTTCCACCTGAGTGA